The proteins below are encoded in one region of Hordeum vulgare subsp. vulgare chromosome 3H, MorexV3_pseudomolecules_assembly, whole genome shotgun sequence:
- the LOC123443262 gene encoding casein kinase 1-like protein 3 isoform X1 translates to MDRIVGRKFKLGRKIGSGSFGVIYLATDMDTYEIVAVKIESSNSKHPQLFYEAKIYNALQGGSGIANVKWCGVDGEENVLIIDLLGPSLEDLFVYCGRKFTLKTVLMLADQMLTRIEFMHSKGYLHRDIKPDNFLMGLGRKANQVYVIDFGLAKRYRDSTTNRHIPYREHKNLTGTARYASSNTHLGIEQSRRDDLESLGYVLLYFLRGSLPWQGLKAATKKQKYEKICEKKISTPIEVLCKSCPVEFASYFHYCKSLTFDQRPDYAFVKRLFRDLFDRQGIPSLSGYDFDYVFDWTVLKYKQGQKTQHVPGATVTRAIPTHLDKRTGVNGDVHPNEAHEQMESSHMTGSAAQLQGQNMAASARNENPMCVALPGVPGKNDGNSKHIVRIDAFHENQGFDSNTGSPSACFRTFPHNAPAR, encoded by the exons ATGGACCGCATCGTCGGCCGCAAGTTCAAGCTCGGCCGGAAGATCGGCTCCGGCTCCTTCGGGGTCATCTACCTCG CCACGGACATGGACACCTACGAGATCGTCGCGGTGAAGATT GAAAGTAGCAACTCGAAGCATCCCCAGCTCTTTTACGAGGCAAAGATCTACAACGCCCTGCAAGGAGGAA GTGGCATTGCGAATGTTAAATGGTGTGGTGTGGATGGGGAGGAAAATGTTCTCATCATCGATTTGTTGGGGCCGAGCTTGGAGGATTTGTTTGTCTACTGCGGCAGAAAATTCACCTTGAAGACTGTCCTAATGCTGGCAGACCAAATG CTTACACGGATAGAATTTATGCACTCTAAAGGATACTTGCATAGAGACATAAAACCTGACAATTTTCTAATGGGTCTCGGTCGGAAAGCAAATCAG GTCTACGTAATTGATTTTGGGCTTGCAAAAAGATACCGGGATTCTACTACGAATCGACATATTCCTTACAG GGAACATAAAAACTTAACTGGCACTGCACGTTATGCAAGTAGCAACACTCACCTTGGAATTG AACAAAGTCGACGGGATGATTTGGAATCTCTTGGCTATGTTCTCCTATATTTTCTCCGAGGAAG TCTCCCCTGGCAAGGACTAAAAGCTGCAACGAAAAAGCAGAAGTATGAGAAGATATGTGAGAAAAAGATTTCGACACCTATCGAG gTATTATGCAAATCCTGTCCGGTAGAATTTGCATCTTACTTCCACTACTGCAAGTCGTTGACATTTGATCAGCGGCCTGATTATGCATTCGTGAAGCGCCTTTTTCGAGACCTATTTGACCGCCAAGGTATTCCTTCATTAAGCG GTTATGATTTTGATTATGTCTTTGACTGGACTGTTTTAAAATATAAACAAGGCCAAAAGACCCAG CATGTTCCTGGGGCAACTGTTACTCGAGCAATCCCAACACATCTTGACAAACGAACAG GTGTAAACGGCGATGTCCATCCAAATGAAGCCCATGAACAGATGGAGTCGAGCCATATGACCGGGTCAGCTGCACAGTTACAG GGGCAAAATATGGCTGCCAGTGCCAGAAATGAAAACCCGATGTGTGTTGCTCTACCTGGTGTGCCGGGGAAAAATGATGGGAATTCAAAACATATAGTGCGTATTgacgcttttcatgaaaatcaggGTTTTGACAGCAATACTGGCTCTCCTAGCGCTTGTTTTCGGACATTTCCGCACAATGCGCCCGCAAGGTGA
- the LOC123443262 gene encoding casein kinase 1-like protein 3 isoform X2 codes for MDRIVGRKFKLGRKIGSGSFGVIYLATDMDTYEIVAVKIESSNSKHPQLFYEAKIYNALQGGSGIANVKWCGVDGEENVLIIDLLGPSLEDLFVYCGRKFTLKTVLMLADQMLTRIEFMHSKGYLHRDIKPDNFLMGLGRKANQVYVIDFGLAKRYRDSTTNRHIPYREHKNLTGTARYASSNTHLGIEQSRRDDLESLGYVLLYFLRGSLPWQGLKAATKKQKYEKICEKKISTPIEVLCKSCPVEFASYFHYCKSLTFDQRPDYAFVKRLFRDLFDRQGYDFDYVFDWTVLKYKQGQKTQHVPGATVTRAIPTHLDKRTGVNGDVHPNEAHEQMESSHMTGSAAQLQGQNMAASARNENPMCVALPGVPGKNDGNSKHIVRIDAFHENQGFDSNTGSPSACFRTFPHNAPAR; via the exons ATGGACCGCATCGTCGGCCGCAAGTTCAAGCTCGGCCGGAAGATCGGCTCCGGCTCCTTCGGGGTCATCTACCTCG CCACGGACATGGACACCTACGAGATCGTCGCGGTGAAGATT GAAAGTAGCAACTCGAAGCATCCCCAGCTCTTTTACGAGGCAAAGATCTACAACGCCCTGCAAGGAGGAA GTGGCATTGCGAATGTTAAATGGTGTGGTGTGGATGGGGAGGAAAATGTTCTCATCATCGATTTGTTGGGGCCGAGCTTGGAGGATTTGTTTGTCTACTGCGGCAGAAAATTCACCTTGAAGACTGTCCTAATGCTGGCAGACCAAATG CTTACACGGATAGAATTTATGCACTCTAAAGGATACTTGCATAGAGACATAAAACCTGACAATTTTCTAATGGGTCTCGGTCGGAAAGCAAATCAG GTCTACGTAATTGATTTTGGGCTTGCAAAAAGATACCGGGATTCTACTACGAATCGACATATTCCTTACAG GGAACATAAAAACTTAACTGGCACTGCACGTTATGCAAGTAGCAACACTCACCTTGGAATTG AACAAAGTCGACGGGATGATTTGGAATCTCTTGGCTATGTTCTCCTATATTTTCTCCGAGGAAG TCTCCCCTGGCAAGGACTAAAAGCTGCAACGAAAAAGCAGAAGTATGAGAAGATATGTGAGAAAAAGATTTCGACACCTATCGAG gTATTATGCAAATCCTGTCCGGTAGAATTTGCATCTTACTTCCACTACTGCAAGTCGTTGACATTTGATCAGCGGCCTGATTATGCATTCGTGAAGCGCCTTTTTCGAGACCTATTTGACCGCCAAG GTTATGATTTTGATTATGTCTTTGACTGGACTGTTTTAAAATATAAACAAGGCCAAAAGACCCAG CATGTTCCTGGGGCAACTGTTACTCGAGCAATCCCAACACATCTTGACAAACGAACAG GTGTAAACGGCGATGTCCATCCAAATGAAGCCCATGAACAGATGGAGTCGAGCCATATGACCGGGTCAGCTGCACAGTTACAG GGGCAAAATATGGCTGCCAGTGCCAGAAATGAAAACCCGATGTGTGTTGCTCTACCTGGTGTGCCGGGGAAAAATGATGGGAATTCAAAACATATAGTGCGTATTgacgcttttcatgaaaatcaggGTTTTGACAGCAATACTGGCTCTCCTAGCGCTTGTTTTCGGACATTTCCGCACAATGCGCCCGCAAGGTGA